The following nucleotide sequence is from Acidobacteriota bacterium.
CGAACGGGATTGAGGAAGGCGCGACCGTCTGCCATCCTGACGGCTCGTGCGGCGGAATCTGCGCGGATCCCTCCCACGGCGCTCGCGTCGAGCCCTTGCGCCCGGCATGGGCCAGCTGGATGGCGATCGGGATGTCGGACCAGCGACGGACGCTCTCGAGCGTCCGTGCGAGGGCCGACTCGGTCTCATCCGACCACAGGCCGAGATCGCGCGGCGAAATGCGCCCCTCGGGCACCACGGCCGTGGCCTCAATTGTCAGCAGCGCCGCGCCGGACAGCGCGAGATGCCCAAGATGGATGACATGCCAGTCGGTGGCCCGGCCCTCGTCTGCCGAGTACTGGCACATGGGCGCGATGACGATGCGGTTGCGGAGCTCCAGTCCGGCGACACGGAACGGAGTAAACAGGCGGGGGTTGCTCATCGGTAATTATAGACGCCGGAGAGCCCCTTCGCGATCCGCCCGGCGGTGGATCTGGCCCGCAGGCACCGTCCCGATCAGGCGGCGACGTCCTGGCAGCAGCATCGGAACCCTGCGACGGCACTCCTGGTACAGCGCGCCATGTTCGGAAACGAGATCCCTTTCCTCGAACTGGATCGCGAGAAGAATGTAGGCGGTGGTCGCCACCGCGAACACCAGATGCGCCAGCGTCATGGTGGGCGTCATCCAGAACGCGAACAGGAACCCGAGGTACAGCGGATGCCGGACGAATCGATACGGCAGCGTCGTGCGGAACGGCACCCGCGTGTACGGCCTGCCGGTGAGCGGCAGCCACACCTGGCGCA
It contains:
- a CDS encoding isoprenylcysteine carboxylmethyltransferase family protein, which gives rise to SRPGPQFQSNRNKTRMASGASSGRNMARRWFKERWTQVVPWTIERSAFVLCASLALLLLFSQWRPIGIEIWSVENAAARVALWTLFALGWTTVLAVTFAINHFDLFGLRQVWLPLTGRPYTRVPFRTTLPYRFVRHPLYLGFLFAFWMTPTMTLAHLVFAVATTAYILLAIQFEERDLVSEHGALYQECRRRVPMLLPGRRRLIGTVPAGQIHRRADREGALRRL